The Microbaculum marinisediminis genome includes the window AGTGTGTTTTCGCTGGCGATAAGCACCCGAGGGTATACACAGGTACGCGGCGGCACGTCTTGACATACCGGGCGCCAGCGTGTCTGTGCGGGCCGCGATCCGGCGCGGAGTGCCGGCAAGAGATATTTCAGGCAAGCGACATGACTACGGCATTCGTGTTTCCGGGGCAGGGCAGTCAGGCCGTCGGTATGGGCAAGGCCCTGGCCGACGCCTATCCGGCCGCGCGCGCCGTATTCGAAGAGGTTGACGACGCGCTCGGCGACAAGCTGTCTGAGGTGATCTGGGACGGCCCGGACGACCGCCTGACGCTGACCGAGAACGCTCAGCCGGCGCTGATGGCGGTCTCGATGGCCGTTGTCCGCGCGCTGGAAGCCGAGGGAATTTCGGTCGCGTCGGCAGCGCGTTACGTCGCTGGCCACTCGCTCGGCGAATATTCCGCGCTTGCCGCCGCCGGCGCGCTCACGCTTTCCGACACCGCGAAGCTGCTCCGGACCCGCGGCAAGGCGATGCAGGCCGCCGTTCCGGTCGGCGAGGGCGCCATGGCCGCGCTGCTCGGCCTCGACTATCAGGCGGCGCTCGAGGTGGCGCAGGAGGCCGCCCAGGGCGAGGTCTGCCAGGCCGCCAACGACAATGCCCCCGGCCAGGTCGTCGTCAGCGGCGCGAAGGCCGCGGTCGAGCGGGCCTGTGAAATCGCGACCGCCAAGGGCGCGATGAAGGCGATCATGTTGCCGGTAAGCGCGCCGTTCCATTGCGCTATGATGGCGCCGGCCGCCGAGGTGATGCAGGCGGCACTGGCCGAAACCGAGGTGAAGGCCCCGGTCGTTCCGGTGGTCGCCAACGTCGTCGCGGGCCCCGTGTCCGACCCCGACGAGATCCGCAAGCGGCTCGTCGAGCAGGTCACCGGCACGGTTCGCTGGCGCGAATGCGTTGAGTGGATGGCCGGGCAAGGCGTGACCGACTTCAAGGAGGTCGGCGCCGGCAAGGTGCTGACTGGCCTGACGCGCCGCATCGACCGTTCGCTGAAGGGCGCCGCCGTTGGCGCCCCGGATGACATCGCGGCGTATCTCGCCTCGCGATCCTGACGGCCGGAAGCGCAAGGCGCCGTCGTCATCATTTGGAGGTTACATGTTTGATTTGACGGGAAAGACAGCGCTCGTGACGGGCGCGACCGGTGGCATTGGCGGAGCCGTTGCCCGCACCCTTCATGCCCAGGGCGCGACGGTCGCCATCTCGGGAACGCGACAGGAAGCGCTCGATGCGCTGGCCGCCGAACTCGGCGATCGGGCTCATCCCGTTGTCTGCAATCTCCAGGACGCCGAAGCGGTCGACGGCCTCGTCGGCAAGGCCGAAGAGGCGATTGGCGATCTCGACATTCTCGTCAACAACGCCGGAATCACCCGCGACAACATCTTCATGCGCATGAAGGACGAGGAGTGGGATACCGTTCTGGTGGTGAACCTGACTGCCGCGTTCCGGCTCACGCGCGCCGCCGTGAAGGGCATGATGCGTCGCCGGTCCGGGCGAATCATCGGCATCACCTCGGTTGTCGGCGTTACCGGCAATCCCGGTCAGGGCAACTACGCCGCGGCGAAGGCGGGCATGATTGGCATGTCCAAGTCCCTGGCCCAGGAAGTCGCGTCGCGCGGCATCACCGTTAATTGCGTCGCGCCGGGCTTCATCGAGACGGCGATGACAGACGCGCTCAACGAGAAACAGCGCGAGGCTGTTCTCGGCCGGGTTCCGGCCGGACGTCTCGGCACCTCTGATGACATCGCCGCCGCGGTCCTCTATCTGGCCAGCGACGAGGCGGCGTATGTGACGGGGCAGACCCTCCATGTGAACGGAGGAATGGCAATGATCTGAATGCGTTCGCTGCCGATCCCCAACAAGATGGATCGGGGCGGGCGAATTCTGGTCAATATCGGGAAAGTGTGTTACTAGCCGCGAGCCTCGGGTGTCGGCCGCATGGTCGGGAACCCGGACAGAATACGGATGCGGCATCCGAAGGAGGCTTGGTCCGCCTTGCGCCCTTCCCGATAATCTGAACGGCACTGGTGTAAACGATATTTGCTATCGGGGATGACAGGATGAGCGACATTGCAGAACGTGTGAAGAAGATCGTTGTCGAGCACCTCGGCGTTGAGGCTGACAAGGTCAGCGAGAACGCCAGCTTTATCGACGATCTCGGCGCCGACAGCCTTGATACGGTCGAGCTCGTGATGGCCTTCGAGGAAGAGTTCGGCTGCGAAATTCCGGACGATGCCGCCGAGACCATCCTCACGGTCGGCGACGCGGTCAAGTTTCTCGAGAAGAACGCGTCGTGACATCGGGCGGGGCAATCGGTTCATGGTCCGTTTGTCCCGCGCCGCTTTCCAGTCAGTGAAGCATAATCCGGATCGTCCTAGATGAGGCGTGTGGTCATTACCGGCCTCGGCATGGTTACGCCGTTGGGCTGTGGCGTGGAGCCGACGTGGACTCGGCTGCTTGCCGGGGAGAGCGGCGCGAGCAAGGTCGAGGATTTCGACGTCTCGGACATCGCCTGCAAGATAGCCTGCCGCATTCCGCGCGGCGACGGCACTGACGGCACCTACAATCCGGACGACTGGATGGCGCCGAAGGAGCAGCGCAAGGTCGACGACTTCATCGTCTTCGCGATGGCGGCCGCCGAGCAGGCGCTGAACGATGCCGACTGGCATCCCGAATCCTATGAGGATCAGACCCGCTCCGGCGTGCTGATCGGGTCGGGAATCGGCGGATTGTCCGGCATCGCAGCCGGTGCCAAGCAGCTCGAGGAGAGAGGCGCGCGGCGTTTGAGCCCGTTCTTCATTCCCGGCCGCCTGATCAACCTTGCGTCGGGATACATCTCCATCCGGCACGGCCTAAAGGGCCCCAACCACGCGGTCGTGACCGCCTGTTCGACGGGCGCGCACGCGGTCGGCGACGCCTCGCGCATGATCATGCTGGGCGATGCCGACGTCATGGTCGCCGGCGGTACCGAGGGCGGTGTATGCCGGCTCGCCTTGGCGGGATTCGCGTCCTGCCGGGCGCTGTCGACCGCCTTCAACGACGATCCCACGCACGCCTCGCGGCCCTATGATCGCGATCGCGACGGTTTCGTCATGGGCGAGGGAGCCGGCGTCGTCGTGCTCGAATCGCTGGAACACGCCCAGGCGCGCGGTGCCCATATCTATGCCGAGGTGATCGGCTACGGCATGTCCGGCGACGCCTACCACATCACTGCGCCATCGGAAGACGGTGACGGCGCCTACCGCTGCATGCAGGCCGCGGTGAAGCGGGCCGGCATCGATGTTTCCGAGATCGACTACGTCAACGCGCACGGCACCTCGACGCCGCTGGGCGACGAGATCGAGCTGGGCGCGCTGTCCCGCCTCGTCGGCAATGCCGCGGGCCGCATCTCCATGTCGTCGACGAAGTCGGCGATCGGCCACCTGCTCGGTGCCGCGGGCGCCGTCGAGACGATCTTCTCGGCGCTGGCGATTCGCGACAACGTCGCCCCGCCGACGCTCAACCTCGACAATCCCTCCGTGGACACCCCGATTGATCTGGTGCCGCACACGGCGCGCAGGCGTGAGATCAATACGGTCCTGTCGAATTCCTTCGGATTCGGCGGCACCAATGCGTCCTTGATTCTGCGTCGACTCGACGCCTGATCGCACGCGTTCCGTTGGCGGCGGAGCGTTTCACCGTTTCGCCGTAATCCGCAATACCATCGGGGGTGGTTTTCCGTGCGCGGGATATTCAGGAGTCGTAAGGTGACCGAGGGCCATTCCGAAGAACCGGTCGACGGACACCGGGTTTCGCCGCGCAGTCCGCGCGAAGCCTTGCAGCCGGAACCGGCGCCGCCGCCGCCGGCCGCATCGCGGCGCGCGAAGAACAAGTTCGTCGTCATGGCGAGCGGCATCTTCACCTTCCTCATGCTCCTCGTCATCGGCCTGGGTGCCGTGCTGTTCATCGGCAAGTATCAGTTCGATACGGCCGGCCCGCTCGATACCGCGGTGCATGTCAACGTCCAGCGCGGCAAGGGCGTGCGCGAGATCGCCCAGCAGCTCGAACGCGAAGGCGTGATCGAGCAGGCCTGGGTGTTCGTCGGCGGCATTTTCCTGAACAAGGCGCAGGATGACCTGAAGGCCGGCGAATACGTGATCCCGGAGCATGCCAGCATGCGCCAGGTCATGGACATCCTGGTCGAGGGCAAGGCGATCCTGCATCAGGTGACGATCCCGGAGGGCTATACCAGCGAGCAGATCGTCGCCAAGCTGAACGCGGATACGATCCTGATCGGCGAGATCGAAGAAGTCCCCGCTGAGGGCACGCTGCTGCCGGAAACCTACAGTTTCGACCGCGGCACCAGCCGCGCCCAGATGATCGACCGCATGAAGCGTGCCCGCGAGCGCGCGCTCGAGGAGATCTGGAACCGCCGCGTCGACGACCTGCCGGTTTCGAGCCCTGAAGAGTTGGTGGTCCTGGCCTCGATCGTCGAGAAGGAAACGGGCAAGGCCGACGAGCGCCCGCGCGTTGCAGGCGTGTTCATAAACCGCCTGAACAAGGGCATGCGACTGCAGTCCGACCCGACGATTCTCTACGGCCTCTACGGCGGCAAGGCGTTCTTCGAACCGCGCACCATCACCCGCAGCGAGCTGGATGCGCCGAACGCCTACAATACCTATCAGATCAACGGCCTGCCGCCGACGGCGATCGCCAATCCGGGCCGCGCCGCGCTCGAGGCCGTCGCCAATCCCTCGCGCACGGACGAGCTGTATTTCGTCGCCGACGGCACCGGTGGCCATACCTTCGCGGCGAGCCTTGAAGAGCACAACCGCAACGTCTCGAAGTGGCGGCAGGTGGAGAAGCAGCGCCGGGAGCGTGCCGCCGCGGAGGCCGACGAGGCCGCCAGGCTGGAAGCCGAGCGCGAGGCCGCCGAGGACGGCGAGGGCGGAACCTCGCTCAAGGGGCTCAATCTCAACGTGAACTGACCGCACGGCGCCGGCCTCGGCTTGTCGCTGTGGCGGAGGCCGGATAAGTTCGCGCCGAACCGGCGGGAAACCCGTTTTCCGCTTTTCCTCGAACGTCGACCCGGAACGAAAATATGGCGCTCGCGAGCATGACCGGCTTTGCCCGGGTTGAAGGCTCCTTCGGTGACTACCGCTGGCACTGGGAAATCCGCTCCGTCAACGGCCGCGGCCTCGACCTGCGCCTGCGCTTGCCGCAGGGATTCGACCGCCTGGAGCCGGGGGTGCGTGAGCGTTCTCAGAAGCGCCTGTCGCGCGGATCGCTGTCCGTCAACCTGCAGATGCACCGGGCCCAGGCCGTCGGTGCGGTGCGGATCAACGCGGACGCGCTGGAGGCGGTGCTCGCCGCCTGCGAAACGCTGACCGCGACAGGCAAGGTCGAATTGCCGCGCGCCGACGGCCTGCTGGCGCTCAAGGGGGTCGTAGAGACCGAGGACCAGACCGAGGACGAGGAGACGCGGGCCGCGCTCGACAAGGCCCTGCTGGAGACCTTCGGTGAGGCCCTGGGCCACCTGGTCGCGATGCGGCAGAGCGAAGGCGCCCATCTGGCCACCGTCCTGGCAGCGCGCATGGACGAGATCGAGGCCCTGGCCCGGGAAGCCGGCGCCAATCCGTCGCGGACACCGGAAGCGATCGAGAAACGGATCGCCGATCAGGTCCGCACGCTTCTCGAATCGGCCCCGGCGCTGGATCCGCAGCGCCTGCACCAGGAGGCGGTGCTGCTGGCGACCAAGGCCGATATCCGCGAGGAGCTGGATCGCCTGAACGCCCATGTCGAGGGCGTACGGGCTCTGCTTTCCGGCACCGGGTCGGTCGGGCGCAAGCTCGAATTCCTCGCCCAGGAATTCAACCGCGAGGCCAATACGATCTGCTCGAAGTCGAATGACGTGGCGCTGACGCGCGTCGGGCTCGAGCTGAAGTCGGTCGTCGATCAACTGCGGGAACAGGTACAGAATGTCGAGTGAGATGCCCGATGGCGGGCCGCTGAAGCGTCGCGGCCTGATACTGATCCTGTCCTCACCGTCGGGGGCGGGAAAGACGTCGATATCGCGCTCTCTCCTTGGCGAAGAAAACAAGTCGGATAACTCCATCCACCTGTCCGTGTCGGTGACGACCCGCAAGCGCCGGCCGAGCGAGGTCGACGGCGTCCATTACAATTTCGTTTCCACCCGACAGTTCGAGTCGATGCGCGACCACGACGATCTGCTGGAGTGGGCGGAGGTGCACGGCAACTACTATGGCACCCCGCGCGAGCCCGTCGAAGCCGCCCTTCAGGCTGGCAAGGACGTCCTGTTCGACATCGACTGGCAGGGAACCCGGCAGGTGCTCGAGAAAATGCGGGCGGATACCGTCGCCGTGTTCGTCCTGCCGCCGACCGCCGCCGAACAGCGCGCACGGCTGGAGCGGCGTGCCGAGGACGACAGCGACGTCATCGCCCGGCGGCTCTCCAATGCGCGTGACGAGATCACGCACTGGACCGAATACGACTACGTGCTCGTCAACACCGATCTCGACGAGAGCGTAGCCAAAGCGCGCGCCATTCTGAACGCCGAGCGGTGTCGGCGCGAACGCCTCGTCGACCTTCCCGATTTCATCGCGGCGCTCGACCGCGACCTCGCCGCCGAAACCGGTTAGGCGGACGCCGCGAACGCGCGCGTCAGCGCGAGAAACCCGTCGACAGGAATGTCTTCCGCCCGGCTCGTCGGGACGATCCCGGCGGCCTCCAGCAGGGCTTCGGGCTGCGGGACAAGGCTCTTCAGGCTCGACCGCAGCATCTTGCGCCGTTGGCCAAAGGCGGCCGCGGTGACCCGCTCAAGGTCCTTGAACCGCACTCCCTCAGGCATGTCCGTGGGTTCGATACGCACGACGCTCGATGTGATCTTCGGTGGCGGCGTGAAAGCGCGCCGGTCGACGTCGAACAGGATGCGGGCACTTGAACGCCATTGCGCCAGGATCGACAGGCGCCCATAGGTCTTCGATCCCGCGTCCGCGACGATCCGCTCGGCGACCTCGCGCTGGAACATCAGCGTTAGCGAGTCCCACCACGGCGGCCAGGCGTCCGAACCGAGCCAGCCTACGAGCAGCACAGTCGAGACGTTGTAGGGCAGGTTGGCGACGATTCGGCCCGGGGGGTCGATACGGTCGCCAAGGTCGAGCTTCGTCGCGTCGGCGGCGACGATTTCGAGCCGTCCCGGAAACGCTGCGGACAGGTCCTCCAGCGCCGCGATGCAGCGGTCGTCCTTCTCGATGGCAACGACCTTCTTAGCGCCCTCCAGCAGCAGCGCGCGGGTCAGGCCGCCCGGTCCCGGGCCGACTTCGGCGACCGTCACGCCGTCGAGGGGGCCGGATGCCCGGGCGATACGGCGGGTCAGGTTGATGTCGAGCAGGAAGTTCTGGCCGAGCGACTTGCGCGCCGCGAGCCCGTGATGGGCGATGACCTCGCGGAGAGGAGGAAGATCGGGCGTGTCCGGCATCACGGCCGCGCGGCCATGCGCCACGCCATCCGTATCGCGGCGACGAAGCTCGACGGATTGGCCTTTCCGGTGCCGGCGAGAGAGAGCGCCGTGCCGTGATCCGGCGACGTGCGCACGAACGGCAGGCCGAGCGTCACGTTCACCGCGTCGTCGAAGGCGATCGTCTTGATCGGGATCAGCGCCTGGTCGTGATACATGCAGATGGCTGCGTCGTAGCCGCGTCTGGCGCTCGCGTGGAACAGGGTATCGGCCGCCTGCGGTCCGCGCGCGTCGATGCCCTCGGCGACGAGTGCCGCGACCGCGGGCGCGACGACGTCGCGATCTTCCGTTCCGATCCGGCCGCCTTCGCCTGCATGGGGGTTGAGCCCGGCGATGGCGAGGCGCGGGGTGGCGACACCGAATTTCGCGGTCAGTTCCCGGGCGACGATCCGCGACGTCTCCACGATCAAGTCCTCGGTGAGCAGCCGCGATACGTCGGTGATCGGCACATGGACGGTGACAGGCACGACGCGCAGCTCGTCCGAAGCGATCATCATTACCGGATAGGCGTCGAGGCCCCGGCGGCGGGCGAGTTCGCCCAGGAACTCGGTATGGCCGGGAAACGCGAAGCCGGCATCGTAGAGCGTTTCCTTTTGCACCGGGGCCGTGACGACCCCGCAGGCCCGGCCGTCGACCACGTCCGCGACGGCGCGCTCGATCGCCTCGAGAACGGCGGGTGCGTCGTCCGTCGATGGATCGCCGGCCTTGGCCGAGCGGACGCGGCTTGCGAGCCGCATGACGGGTATCCCGTCGCCGAAGGCTGCGTGGGCTTCAGAGGGACAATCGATGGTGAGGACAGGAACCGGGACGCCGGCAGCGTCCAGGCGCGCGGCCAGGAAGTCCGGATCCGCGAGGCAGTAGAACGGGCAGGGGGTGCCTGTTCGCAGGGCAAGCCAGGACAGACCGATAAGCTCCGGGCCGACGCCGGCCGGCTCGCCCATCGTCACCGCGAGCGGGTTGCGGGACATCTATCTAGGCCCGCTCAGCGATACTCGATGACGGCGCTCTGCTTCAGATCGATCAGGAGGCGGCGCGCCAGACGTTCGCCCTGTTCGTTCATGAGCTCGTTCTGGACCTGCTTGCGCGCGGCGGAGGTATCCTGGATTTCCTCCCGGTCGCAGACGCCGAGAAGGTCGATGGCGATCGGGCCCTTGTTCGGGCTGGTAATCCCGCCGACCTGAATATCCTTCAGTTCGTCGACGACGTTTGAGGCGATGTCGGCCAGGTTCCGGCGAACCGAATCCTTGACGACGATATCGCGGAACGACTTGGCGAGGTCGCGGGCGCTGTCGCAGCCGGTGTACTTGGACCGGAACGCCTGGGCATCCGCAGTGCGCTGGCGGATATACGCATCCGAACTGTCCTGCGGAATGATGAAGATGATCTGCTGGATCTCCAGCTCGACGCTGGTCGACGGCAGTTCCTCGCCCTTGCGGGCGAGAGCGACCTCGATGTCGCGGTCGCGAATATTGACGCTGGAACGGAACCGCGCCCGCACCACGTTGCGCCATGTCAGGTCGGCTTCAAGGCGCTTCTTGAGGGTCGAGGGATTGACCCCGAGCTGCTGGAGGGCCTGACCGAACTGGCTCGGCGACAACTGGACCCGGCTGGCGATGGCGTTGAAAGCCTGATCGACTTCCGCCGAGCTGACCGTAATGCCGACGCGCCGGGCGGCCTGCATCTTCAGCCGCTCGTCGATAAGCTCGTCGATGGCTTTCTGCTTCGGGTTCGCCGTTCCGCGGGCAGTCGCCTGGATCAGTTTCTGCCGCTGCGCGATGTCGTATTGGGTGACCGGCTCGTCGTTGACGAGAATCGCGATCGACGTGGCGACCGCGGGGCGTGCCGACCCGGCGACAAGAGTACCCGCCGCGCCCGCCGCCACGACTGCGCAGAAGGCGACCGTGCGGGAAAACCGCAGAAAACCAGAAAGTCCGGTGGAGTCATTCATCCGATATGCCCAGATAACATGATCAGCCCATGCCATTGGATTATGGCAGGCACATGGCTGCCGGGGCCAGTATCTGGCCCCGGCGTTCAATGTCTAGTCGTTTCGGTTGCCGATGGATTGCGAGAATTTGCCTTCCGTCAGGGAGCGCAGGGCAAACCGGAAGGTAATCCGTTCGTCCGGCTCCTTGTCCAGATCGCGTGCGTATTGCCTTTGATAGGCAACGGCGATCGTGACGCATTCGTTTTCGT containing:
- the fabD gene encoding ACP S-malonyltransferase — protein: MTTAFVFPGQGSQAVGMGKALADAYPAARAVFEEVDDALGDKLSEVIWDGPDDRLTLTENAQPALMAVSMAVVRALEAEGISVASAARYVAGHSLGEYSALAAAGALTLSDTAKLLRTRGKAMQAAVPVGEGAMAALLGLDYQAALEVAQEAAQGEVCQAANDNAPGQVVVSGAKAAVERACEIATAKGAMKAIMLPVSAPFHCAMMAPAAEVMQAALAETEVKAPVVPVVANVVAGPVSDPDEIRKRLVEQVTGTVRWRECVEWMAGQGVTDFKEVGAGKVLTGLTRRIDRSLKGAAVGAPDDIAAYLASRS
- the fabG gene encoding 3-oxoacyl-[acyl-carrier-protein] reductase; translation: MFDLTGKTALVTGATGGIGGAVARTLHAQGATVAISGTRQEALDALAAELGDRAHPVVCNLQDAEAVDGLVGKAEEAIGDLDILVNNAGITRDNIFMRMKDEEWDTVLVVNLTAAFRLTRAAVKGMMRRRSGRIIGITSVVGVTGNPGQGNYAAAKAGMIGMSKSLAQEVASRGITVNCVAPGFIETAMTDALNEKQREAVLGRVPAGRLGTSDDIAAAVLYLASDEAAYVTGQTLHVNGGMAMI
- a CDS encoding acyl carrier protein, translating into MSDIAERVKKIVVEHLGVEADKVSENASFIDDLGADSLDTVELVMAFEEEFGCEIPDDAAETILTVGDAVKFLEKNAS
- the fabF gene encoding beta-ketoacyl-ACP synthase II, translating into MRRVVITGLGMVTPLGCGVEPTWTRLLAGESGASKVEDFDVSDIACKIACRIPRGDGTDGTYNPDDWMAPKEQRKVDDFIVFAMAAAEQALNDADWHPESYEDQTRSGVLIGSGIGGLSGIAAGAKQLEERGARRLSPFFIPGRLINLASGYISIRHGLKGPNHAVVTACSTGAHAVGDASRMIMLGDADVMVAGGTEGGVCRLALAGFASCRALSTAFNDDPTHASRPYDRDRDGFVMGEGAGVVVLESLEHAQARGAHIYAEVIGYGMSGDAYHITAPSEDGDGAYRCMQAAVKRAGIDVSEIDYVNAHGTSTPLGDEIELGALSRLVGNAAGRISMSSTKSAIGHLLGAAGAVETIFSALAIRDNVAPPTLNLDNPSVDTPIDLVPHTARRREINTVLSNSFGFGGTNASLILRRLDA
- the mltG gene encoding endolytic transglycosylase MltG, whose protein sequence is MTEGHSEEPVDGHRVSPRSPREALQPEPAPPPPAASRRAKNKFVVMASGIFTFLMLLVIGLGAVLFIGKYQFDTAGPLDTAVHVNVQRGKGVREIAQQLEREGVIEQAWVFVGGIFLNKAQDDLKAGEYVIPEHASMRQVMDILVEGKAILHQVTIPEGYTSEQIVAKLNADTILIGEIEEVPAEGTLLPETYSFDRGTSRAQMIDRMKRARERALEEIWNRRVDDLPVSSPEELVVLASIVEKETGKADERPRVAGVFINRLNKGMRLQSDPTILYGLYGGKAFFEPRTITRSELDAPNAYNTYQINGLPPTAIANPGRAALEAVANPSRTDELYFVADGTGGHTFAASLEEHNRNVSKWRQVEKQRRERAAAEADEAARLEAEREAAEDGEGGTSLKGLNLNVN
- a CDS encoding YicC/YloC family endoribonuclease, producing the protein MALASMTGFARVEGSFGDYRWHWEIRSVNGRGLDLRLRLPQGFDRLEPGVRERSQKRLSRGSLSVNLQMHRAQAVGAVRINADALEAVLAACETLTATGKVELPRADGLLALKGVVETEDQTEDEETRAALDKALLETFGEALGHLVAMRQSEGAHLATVLAARMDEIEALAREAGANPSRTPEAIEKRIADQVRTLLESAPALDPQRLHQEAVLLATKADIREELDRLNAHVEGVRALLSGTGSVGRKLEFLAQEFNREANTICSKSNDVALTRVGLELKSVVDQLREQVQNVE
- the gmk gene encoding guanylate kinase, whose amino-acid sequence is MSSEMPDGGPLKRRGLILILSSPSGAGKTSISRSLLGEENKSDNSIHLSVSVTTRKRRPSEVDGVHYNFVSTRQFESMRDHDDLLEWAEVHGNYYGTPREPVEAALQAGKDVLFDIDWQGTRQVLEKMRADTVAVFVLPPTAAEQRARLERRAEDDSDVIARRLSNARDEITHWTEYDYVLVNTDLDESVAKARAILNAERCRRERLVDLPDFIAALDRDLAAETG
- the rsmA gene encoding 16S rRNA (adenine(1518)-N(6)/adenine(1519)-N(6))-dimethyltransferase RsmA, yielding MPDTPDLPPLREVIAHHGLAARKSLGQNFLLDINLTRRIARASGPLDGVTVAEVGPGPGGLTRALLLEGAKKVVAIEKDDRCIAALEDLSAAFPGRLEIVAADATKLDLGDRIDPPGRIVANLPYNVSTVLLVGWLGSDAWPPWWDSLTLMFQREVAERIVADAGSKTYGRLSILAQWRSSARILFDVDRRAFTPPPKITSSVVRIEPTDMPEGVRFKDLERVTAAAFGQRRKMLRSSLKSLVPQPEALLEAAGIVPTSRAEDIPVDGFLALTRAFAASA
- the pdxA gene encoding 4-hydroxythreonine-4-phosphate dehydrogenase PdxA encodes the protein MSRNPLAVTMGEPAGVGPELIGLSWLALRTGTPCPFYCLADPDFLAARLDAAGVPVPVLTIDCPSEAHAAFGDGIPVMRLASRVRSAKAGDPSTDDAPAVLEAIERAVADVVDGRACGVVTAPVQKETLYDAGFAFPGHTEFLGELARRRGLDAYPVMMIASDELRVVPVTVHVPITDVSRLLTEDLIVETSRIVARELTAKFGVATPRLAIAGLNPHAGEGGRIGTEDRDVVAPAVAALVAEGIDARGPQAADTLFHASARRGYDAAICMYHDQALIPIKTIAFDDAVNVTLGLPFVRTSPDHGTALSLAGTGKANPSSFVAAIRMAWRMAARP
- a CDS encoding SurA N-terminal domain-containing protein, whose product is MNDSTGLSGFLRFSRTVAFCAVVAAGAAGTLVAGSARPAVATSIAILVNDEPVTQYDIAQRQKLIQATARGTANPKQKAIDELIDERLKMQAARRVGITVSSAEVDQAFNAIASRVQLSPSQFGQALQQLGVNPSTLKKRLEADLTWRNVVRARFRSSVNIRDRDIEVALARKGEELPSTSVELEIQQIIFIIPQDSSDAYIRQRTADAQAFRSKYTGCDSARDLAKSFRDIVVKDSVRRNLADIASNVVDELKDIQVGGITSPNKGPIAIDLLGVCDREEIQDTSAARKQVQNELMNEQGERLARRLLIDLKQSAVIEYR